A stretch of the Candidatus Buchananbacteria bacterium genome encodes the following:
- the hflB gene encoding ATP-dependent zinc metalloprotease FtsH: protein MKNLAKNLAVTFIVFLVILAMFSFYITPQAEKQPLGIIGMVEKINQGEVKSIEVTNDKIAVTLADGSLAEVQKEPTESLGDLLNNYQADPEKLKAINISVKKESGWEYWLVSLLPLILPFLLVIGFIYLMMRQVQGANSKAMTFGQSRAREVNPQDKRNRVTFRDVAGAKEVKEELTEIVEFLKTPRKFISLGARIPKGVLLVGPPGTGKTLLARAIAGEADVPFFSISGSEFVEMFVGVGASRVRDLFRKAKRNSPCIVFIDELDAVGRQRGAGLGGSNDEREQTLNQILVEMDGFDVTTNVIVIAATNRPDILDAALLRPGRFDRRVVLDAPSIDDREAILKVHSRKKPLGEDVDLRRIAERTPGFTGADLNNLLNEAAIFAARKNKKKIEMLDILESIEKVILGPERKSHYLSAEEKKITAYHEAGHALVAHILPNADPVQKVSIISRGRAAGYTLKMPQKDKYLKPRSEFIDELAVLLAGHVTEKEIFGEVTTGASNDLREATRIARQLIMQYGMSEVLGPRTFGKREELIFLGKEITEQRDYSEKVAETIDQEISKLIDNAMKTALEIVRKHRDKMEEIVRLLMERETLEKEEFEAIFVEKK, encoded by the coding sequence ATGAAAAATCTTGCAAAAAATTTAGCGGTCACTTTTATTGTATTCTTGGTCATCTTGGCGATGTTTAGTTTCTATATCACCCCGCAGGCGGAAAAACAGCCTCTGGGGATTATTGGCATGGTTGAAAAAATAAACCAGGGAGAGGTAAAGAGCATTGAAGTGACAAATGATAAAATTGCCGTGACGTTGGCTGATGGTTCTTTGGCTGAAGTGCAAAAAGAACCAACAGAGTCGCTCGGTGATTTGTTGAATAATTATCAGGCTGATCCTGAAAAATTGAAAGCCATTAACATTTCAGTCAAGAAAGAAAGCGGCTGGGAATATTGGTTAGTGAGTTTGTTGCCGTTGATTTTGCCATTCCTGTTGGTAATCGGGTTTATTTATCTGATGATGCGCCAAGTTCAGGGAGCAAACTCAAAAGCCATGACTTTTGGACAGTCTCGGGCTCGCGAAGTTAATCCCCAAGATAAGCGTAACCGCGTAACATTTCGTGATGTTGCCGGTGCCAAAGAGGTTAAAGAAGAGTTGACTGAAATTGTTGAATTCTTAAAGACGCCTCGAAAGTTTATCAGCCTTGGTGCCCGTATTCCTAAAGGTGTGTTGTTGGTAGGGCCTCCGGGAACTGGAAAAACGTTATTGGCTCGCGCGATCGCCGGCGAGGCCGATGTGCCATTTTTTAGCATTTCTGGTTCAGAATTCGTTGAAATGTTTGTTGGTGTTGGCGCTTCGCGCGTTCGTGATTTATTCCGCAAAGCCAAACGCAATTCGCCGTGTATTGTCTTTATTGATGAGCTTGATGCGGTTGGTCGTCAGCGTGGCGCCGGTCTGGGCGGTTCAAATGACGAACGGGAACAGACCCTTAATCAGATTTTAGTGGAAATGGACGGCTTTGATGTCACAACCAACGTGATCGTGATTGCCGCTACTAACCGGCCGGACATTTTGGATGCGGCATTGCTGCGCCCGGGTCGTTTTGATCGACGGGTGGTGTTGGACGCTCCGAGCATTGATGATCGTGAAGCAATTTTGAAAGTTCATTCCCGGAAAAAACCGTTGGGCGAAGATGTTGACTTGCGCCGGATTGCCGAACGAACTCCTGGCTTCACCGGAGCGGATCTTAATAATTTGCTTAATGAGGCGGCGATTTTTGCGGCTCGAAAAAATAAGAAAAAAATTGAGATGCTTGATATTTTGGAAAGTATTGAGAAGGTTATTTTGGGGCCTGAACGTAAGAGCCATTATCTTTCAGCTGAAGAGAAAAAAATTACCGCGTATCATGAAGCCGGTCATGCGTTGGTTGCGCATATTTTGCCAAATGCCGATCCGGTTCAGAAAGTGTCGATTATCTCTCGCGGCCGGGCCGCTGGCTATACTCTTAAGATGCCGCAGAAAGATAAATACTTAAAACCCCGCTCAGAGTTTATTGATGAATTGGCTGTATTGTTAGCCGGACACGTGACAGAAAAAGAGATATTTGGCGAAGTGACTACCGGTGCATCAAATGATTTACGTGAAGCAACTAGAATTGCTCGGCAACTGATTATGCAGTATGGCATGAGTGAAGTGCTTGGTCCCCGGACTTTTGGCAAGCGAGAAGAATTAATCTTTTTGGGCAAGGAAATTACGGAACAGCGCGATTACAGCGAAAAAGTCGCTGAAACAATTGATCAGGAAATCAGTAAACTGATTGATAACGCCATGAAAACAGCCTTGGAAATTGTCAGAAAGCATCGCGATAAAATGGAAGAAATTGTCCGGTTATTAATGGAACGAGAAACACTTGAAAAAGAAGAGTTCGAAGCCATCTTTGTGGAGAAAAAATAA
- a CDS encoding S1 RNA-binding domain-containing protein: MTEQSKKGISEELTVKDQSSQFRKMLAEGDFIKIPKIGDIIKGVVIDISRSEIRLDIDGLTTGIVRGREFYDESSEYSNLKVGDEVEATVIELENENGEMELSLRFAGHQKAWDNLSGLRDAGEIVKATIVDANKGGLMVKVGKIPGFLPVSQLMPEHYPRVPGGDKNKILDRLKSYVGKDFEVKIIDVNEGEDKLIVSEKAGWEEKQKDVISSYKVGDVIDGKVTAVTDFGVFVEFGDNKLEGLVHISELAWQRIDDPTDFVKVGDKIKAEIINVEGSKIFLSMKKLKADPWTNVGSKYQVGQIVKGKVLKVNPFGLFVELDPDIHGLAHISELSHKPVTDTTEIAKPGEEREFKILSIEPKDHRLGLSIKALTQAPAGEVKPAAQPKADKPLDPAAN; the protein is encoded by the coding sequence ATGACAGAACAGAGTAAAAAAGGTATTAGTGAAGAACTAACTGTCAAAGACCAATCCTCTCAGTTTAGAAAGATGTTAGCTGAGGGGGATTTTATTAAAATCCCAAAAATCGGCGATATTATTAAAGGGGTGGTCATTGACATCTCGCGCTCAGAAATTCGTTTGGATATTGATGGGCTAACAACCGGTATCGTTCGCGGCCGGGAGTTTTATGATGAGTCAAGCGAATATTCTAATTTAAAAGTTGGTGATGAAGTTGAAGCCACCGTTATTGAGTTGGAAAACGAAAACGGTGAAATGGAGCTTTCGCTTCGTTTTGCCGGACATCAAAAGGCTTGGGACAACTTGTCTGGGTTGCGCGATGCCGGTGAAATCGTTAAGGCGACTATTGTGGACGCTAACAAGGGCGGTTTGATGGTTAAGGTTGGAAAAATTCCTGGATTTTTGCCCGTTTCACAATTAATGCCCGAACATTACCCCCGCGTTCCTGGCGGCGACAAGAATAAAATTCTTGACCGTCTAAAAAGCTATGTCGGCAAAGACTTTGAAGTGAAGATTATTGATGTCAACGAAGGCGAAGACAAGTTAATCGTTTCCGAGAAAGCCGGTTGGGAAGAAAAACAAAAGGATGTGATTTCCAGCTACAAAGTTGGCGACGTGATTGACGGCAAGGTGACGGCGGTAACTGATTTTGGTGTCTTTGTTGAATTCGGCGATAATAAGCTTGAAGGGCTGGTTCACATTTCCGAACTGGCTTGGCAGCGCATTGACGACCCGACTGACTTTGTGAAAGTCGGCGATAAGATTAAAGCCGAAATTATCAATGTTGAAGGGTCAAAAATCTTTTTGTCGATGAAAAAACTTAAGGCCGACCCCTGGACTAACGTTGGCAGCAAGTATCAGGTTGGGCAGATTGTTAAAGGCAAGGTCTTAAAAGTGAATCCGTTTGGCTTGTTTGTGGAGCTTGATCCGGATATTCATGGTTTAGCGCATATTTCCGAGCTGTCTCATAAGCCAGTGACCGATACCACCGAAATTGCCAAACCTGGTGAAGAGCGTGAATTCAAAATTTTGTCGATTGAACCAAAAGATCATCGTCTTGGTTTAAGTATTAAGGCGTTAACTCAGGCTCCGGCCGGCGAAGTTAAGCCAGCGGCCCAGCCAAAGGCTGATAAACCCTTAGACCCGGCGGCTAATTAA
- a CDS encoding MBL fold metallo-hydrolase, protein MFINWHGQSCFKLVGDKTTVITDPFDNSIGLRAPRLAGDIVTISHDHGDHNNVEGVKGLNQTEPFIIKGPGEYEYKNVFVYGIASFHDNERGAKRGTNIIYRIEIDGITITHLGDLGHLLENEQLEKIEGTDILLIPVGGDYTIDGKQATKIISELEPRIVIPMHYRLPGLKVKIDGLDTFCKEIGVCPKEELPKFKITKKDLPQEDLQVVLLQP, encoded by the coding sequence ATGTTTATTAACTGGCACGGACAATCATGCTTCAAGCTAGTAGGGGATAAAACCACAGTGATAACCGACCCCTTTGATAATTCAATCGGCTTACGAGCCCCCCGGCTAGCTGGCGATATTGTAACCATCAGCCATGACCATGGCGACCACAATAACGTCGAGGGTGTTAAAGGCTTAAACCAAACAGAACCCTTTATTATCAAAGGACCTGGCGAATATGAGTATAAAAATGTTTTTGTCTATGGCATTGCATCATTTCACGACAACGAACGAGGTGCCAAGCGGGGGACTAACATTATCTACCGCATTGAGATTGACGGTATCACCATTACTCACCTGGGAGACCTTGGACATTTGCTGGAAAATGAACAGCTTGAAAAAATTGAGGGAACCGATATCCTACTTATCCCCGTTGGCGGAGACTACACGATTGACGGCAAACAGGCAACCAAGATTATCAGCGAACTTGAACCACGGATTGTGATTCCGATGCACTACCGCCTGCCTGGATTGAAAGTTAAAATTGATGGACTCGATACCTTCTGCAAGGAAATTGGCGTGTGTCCCAAAGAAGAATTGCCAAAGTTTAAAATTACTAAAAAAGATCTACCACAAGAAGACCTGCAAGTCGTTTTGCTCCAGCCTTAA
- the gyrA gene encoding DNA gyrase subunit A, with amino-acid sequence MPSKKKLPIKPKPTLHDDADTKNDNGVGRLEARPIVEEMQQSYLDYAMSVIVARALPDVRDGLKPVHRRILYAMWSIGLRPSAKFRKSATVVGEVLGKYHPHGDAAVYDSMVRMAQDFSLRYPLVNGQGNFGSMDGDGAAAMRYTEAKLAKVSEELLVDIEKDTVNFSPNYDGSQKEPNVLPAKLPNLLINGTMGIAVGMATSIAPHNLGEIVDGTVHLIENPDATVDDLMKFIKGPDFPTGGIIFDVNELRQMYATGKGGVVVRAKTEIIEGKGETFKIIVSEVPYQINKATLLEKIATLVKDKKIEGIKDLRDESNKEGVRIVIELKKESYPKKVLNTLFKLTELQTTFHSNMLALVDGIQPRVLTLKMILEEYLKHRQEVIRRRTEYDLAKAKDRAHILEGLKLALVKIDAIIKTIKESKDKDVAKINLIKKFKLSDRQAVAILEMRLQQLANLERLKVEQELKEKLALIKELESILKSAKRILDIIKTELLDIKQKYNNDRRTQIVAHGIKSFSTEDLIPNEDTIVTLTKDGYIKRLPPDTFRTQSRGGKGVTGLTTKEEDIVEQFFVTTTHSDILFFTTQGRVFQLKAYDIPKGSRTAKGQAIVNFLQLAPNEKVSAALPLSELGDYKFLMMVTKKGNIKKVDISDFDNIRRSGLIAIKLKKDDELEWVKPSSGKDEIILVSAQGQAIRFRESQVRPMGRGASGVRGIRLKGSDVVVSMDVVDPSLSKVGQLLTIMANGYGKRSSLTNYKTQSRGGSGIKTAKITAKTGVIVSATIVNSKAVEGDIIIISARGQVIRLPMKSVNVLGRATQGVRLMKFKDDKDHVASTTFVEID; translated from the coding sequence ATGCCCTCAAAAAAGAAACTTCCTATCAAACCAAAGCCGACTCTACACGACGACGCCGACACAAAAAACGATAACGGCGTTGGCCGGCTTGAAGCACGGCCGATTGTTGAAGAAATGCAGCAATCATACCTCGACTATGCGATGTCGGTGATTGTTGCCCGCGCCCTGCCTGATGTTCGTGATGGCTTAAAGCCGGTTCACCGCCGCATTCTCTATGCAATGTGGAGCATTGGTCTACGACCAAGTGCTAAATTCCGCAAATCCGCTACGGTCGTCGGAGAAGTGCTTGGTAAATACCATCCGCACGGCGACGCTGCGGTCTATGACTCAATGGTGCGTATGGCGCAAGATTTTTCGTTACGCTATCCGCTCGTCAACGGTCAAGGTAACTTCGGCTCAATGGACGGCGATGGCGCAGCGGCCATGCGTTACACTGAGGCAAAGTTAGCCAAAGTTTCCGAAGAACTACTGGTTGATATTGAAAAAGATACTGTTAACTTCAGCCCTAATTACGACGGCTCACAAAAAGAACCAAACGTCCTGCCTGCCAAACTGCCAAACCTCTTAATCAACGGCACTATGGGTATCGCTGTTGGTATGGCCACCAGTATCGCCCCTCATAACTTGGGCGAAATTGTTGACGGCACTGTTCATCTGATCGAAAATCCCGATGCCACCGTTGATGATTTAATGAAATTCATTAAGGGTCCGGATTTTCCGACCGGCGGTATCATTTTTGATGTCAACGAACTCAGACAAATGTACGCCACCGGCAAAGGCGGGGTAGTGGTTCGGGCAAAGACTGAAATTATTGAAGGCAAAGGCGAGACATTTAAGATTATTGTTTCGGAAGTGCCGTACCAAATTAACAAGGCAACCTTATTGGAAAAAATTGCCACGCTTGTCAAAGATAAAAAAATTGAGGGCATTAAAGATTTACGTGATGAATCAAACAAAGAAGGGGTTCGAATTGTCATTGAACTTAAAAAAGAATCATACCCGAAAAAAGTTTTAAATACTCTGTTTAAACTGACTGAGCTGCAAACAACTTTTCACTCAAACATGTTGGCCTTAGTCGACGGCATTCAACCCCGCGTTCTGACCTTAAAAATGATTTTGGAGGAATACCTAAAACATCGTCAGGAAGTGATTCGCCGCCGGACCGAATATGACCTCGCGAAAGCCAAAGATCGAGCCCATATTCTTGAGGGTTTAAAATTAGCCCTGGTAAAAATTGACGCTATTATCAAAACCATCAAAGAATCTAAAGATAAAGACGTTGCGAAAATTAACTTGATCAAAAAATTCAAGCTCTCCGATCGACAAGCAGTCGCTATTTTAGAAATGCGCTTGCAGCAATTAGCCAACCTTGAACGATTAAAAGTTGAACAAGAATTAAAAGAAAAGCTCGCTTTAATTAAAGAGCTAGAATCAATTTTGAAATCCGCAAAAAGAATTCTTGATATCATCAAAACCGAATTATTAGACATTAAGCAAAAATATAATAACGACCGCCGAACCCAAATTGTCGCCCACGGTATCAAGAGCTTCTCAACCGAAGATTTGATCCCCAACGAAGATACAATTGTTACCTTGACCAAGGACGGTTACATCAAGCGCTTGCCGCCTGACACTTTCCGCACTCAAAGCCGCGGCGGTAAAGGCGTAACCGGATTAACCACCAAAGAAGAAGATATCGTTGAACAGTTCTTCGTGACTACCACTCACTCAGATATTTTATTCTTTACCACTCAAGGCAGAGTTTTCCAACTCAAAGCCTACGACATTCCCAAGGGTTCACGAACAGCCAAGGGCCAGGCGATTGTTAATTTTCTGCAACTGGCTCCCAACGAAAAAGTTTCAGCCGCCTTACCGCTCAGCGAACTAGGTGACTACAAATTCTTAATGATGGTGACTAAAAAAGGAAACATCAAGAAAGTCGATATTAGTGACTTTGATAATATCCGCCGTTCCGGATTAATCGCCATTAAACTAAAGAAAGACGACGAACTTGAATGGGTTAAGCCGTCCAGCGGCAAAGATGAAATTATTTTAGTCAGCGCCCAAGGCCAGGCGATTCGTTTCCGCGAATCACAGGTTCGGCCAATGGGACGGGGGGCATCCGGCGTCCGGGGCATCCGGCTCAAGGGGTCTGACGTTGTGGTTAGTATGGACGTGGTTGACCCATCATTAAGCAAAGTCGGACAACTGCTTACGATTATGGCCAACGGCTACGGCAAACGAAGCAGTCTGACTAACTATAAGACCCAAAGCCGCGGCGGTTCTGGTATTAAAACCGCTAAAATCACGGCAAAAACCGGCGTCATAGTTTCCGCCACCATTGTTAACTCCAAAGCGGTTGAAGGCGACATTATCATTATTTCCGCCCGAGGCCAGGTTATCAGACTACCTATGAAATCGGTTAATGTCTTGGGTCGCGCCACACAGGGGGTACGATTAATGAAGTTTAAAGACGACAAAGATCATGTTGCTTCAACAACCTTTGTCGAAATTGATTAA
- the rpmF gene encoding 50S ribosomal protein L32, which yields MPVPAKRRSRSKGRKGRSHLALKSKNLIKCSKCGKPAMPHRVCPNCGTYQGREIVKPKTKKKKKEAK from the coding sequence ATGCCAGTACCAGCCAAACGACGTTCAAGGTCTAAGGGCCGCAAGGGCCGAAGCCATCTTGCACTAAAGTCAAAAAATTTGATTAAGTGTTCCAAGTGTGGCAAGCCTGCCATGCCGCACCGGGTTTGCCCGAATTGTGGCACATACCAGGGCCGAGAAATCGTCAAACCAAAAACTAAGAAGAAAAAGAAAGAAGCTAAATAA
- the nusB gene encoding transcription antitermination factor NusB: MSNRHLARTIALQTLYQWDFNNYQSDQIDETIRRNLKEFAPQFNDNGFIENLVKGVVKNQKEIDGLITKYAPEWPLEQITMVDRNVLRIGIQEMKYDDDIPEKVAINEAIELAKTFGGESSGKFVNGVLGTIYKEILKDQPQPKEEPKS, from the coding sequence ATGTCTAATCGCCACCTGGCACGGACCATTGCTTTGCAAACCCTTTATCAGTGGGATTTCAATAATTATCAATCCGATCAGATTGACGAAACTATCAGGCGCAATCTTAAAGAATTTGCGCCTCAGTTTAATGATAACGGTTTTATTGAAAACCTGGTTAAAGGCGTGGTTAAAAACCAAAAAGAAATCGACGGTTTAATCACCAAATATGCTCCAGAGTGGCCCTTGGAGCAGATTACCATGGTAGACCGCAACGTTTTACGAATTGGTATCCAAGAAATGAAATATGATGATGACATTCCGGAAAAAGTAGCGATCAACGAGGCCATCGAACTGGCAAAAACATTTGGTGGGGAATCAAGCGGCAAATTCGTCAACGGCGTATTAGGCACCATTTATAAAGAAATTCTCAAAGATCAGCCTCAGCCAAAGGAGGAACCTAAATCATAA
- the rnc gene encoding ribonuclease III — MKDLSRLEKDLKIKFHNLDLFTQAFVHRSYINENPNFHLGHNERLEFLGDAVLELAITEHLYQNYPNPEGELTNWRASLVNSQMLSKLAQQLNLEKYLYLSKGEAKDTNSKARNYILANCVEALIGAIYLDSGYAEAKKFVDKFFLPELPAILENKLYLDPKSKFQEIAQEKMGITPSYKVLKETGPDHNKKFQVGVYLGDELITTSVGSSKQEAQVKAAAKGLKKKNWS; from the coding sequence ATGAAAGACCTATCACGGCTAGAAAAAGACCTCAAAATCAAATTTCACAATCTTGATTTATTCACCCAGGCCTTTGTTCACCGCTCATACATTAATGAAAATCCAAACTTTCATTTGGGACACAATGAACGTTTGGAATTTTTAGGCGATGCTGTCTTGGAGCTGGCCATCACCGAGCATCTATACCAAAATTACCCAAATCCGGAAGGAGAACTGACCAACTGGCGAGCGAGTCTGGTAAATAGCCAAATGCTTTCAAAACTCGCCCAACAGCTCAATTTAGAAAAATACTTATACCTCAGCAAGGGTGAAGCCAAAGACACTAACAGTAAAGCTCGTAATTACATTTTGGCTAACTGCGTTGAAGCGCTAATTGGCGCAATCTACCTTGATTCCGGATATGCGGAAGCAAAAAAATTCGTGGATAAATTTTTCTTGCCAGAATTGCCGGCAATTTTGGAAAATAAGCTGTACCTGGACCCTAAAAGTAAATTCCAGGAAATCGCCCAGGAAAAAATGGGCATTACTCCTAGCTACAAAGTCTTAAAAGAAACCGGACCCGACCATAACAAGAAATTCCAGGTTGGAGTTTATTTGGGTGATGAACTAATAACTACCAGCGTCGGCAGCAGCAAACAGGAAGCTCAGGTTAAGGCAGCGGCCAAGGGCTTAAAGAAAAAAAACTGGTCTTAA
- a CDS encoding PilT/PilU family type 4a pilus ATPase — MKIDDLFKIAVEKGASDLHIVVGMPPILRIDGNLTPIKGENKITNKIAQDLIFPMLTEKQKQIYDKEKELDLSYEIESGHRFRVNLHWEKDNFGLVARVISSKIPSIQDLNMPPITTNLLNMKQGLILVTGPTGCGKSTTLAAMVEYINSTRSSHIVTLEDPIEFLFKSNKSIIKQRQLHTDMITFESALVHVLRQDPNVIMVGEMRDLKTIAATITLAETGHLVLATLHTHNAAQTIDRIIDIFPPHQQQQIRLQVSMTLNAIISQQLIPKEGGGRVATREVLLNIPSISNLIRENKIAQIRTVLQTSAEEGMITMDQDLINLFNEGLISKETAQGHMLNPEMLNA, encoded by the coding sequence ATGAAAATAGACGATTTATTCAAAATCGCCGTTGAAAAAGGTGCCTCCGACCTGCACATTGTCGTTGGTATGCCCCCGATTTTGCGAATTGACGGCAACCTAACACCGATCAAAGGTGAAAACAAAATCACCAATAAAATCGCACAGGATTTAATCTTTCCAATGCTAACGGAAAAGCAAAAACAGATCTACGATAAAGAAAAAGAGCTTGATCTGTCTTACGAAATCGAAAGCGGCCACCGGTTCCGCGTTAACCTTCATTGGGAAAAAGACAACTTTGGTTTGGTCGCCCGGGTTATTTCTTCCAAAATCCCCAGTATCCAGGATTTAAACATGCCGCCTATCACCACCAATCTGCTGAACATGAAGCAGGGATTAATTTTAGTCACCGGGCCAACTGGTTGCGGCAAATCAACGACCCTGGCAGCAATGGTTGAATACATTAATTCCACTCGCTCCTCACACATTGTTACCCTTGAAGATCCAATTGAGTTCTTGTTTAAATCAAACAAAAGCATCATCAAACAGCGCCAGCTTCACACCGACATGATTACTTTTGAGAGTGCCCTTGTCCATGTTTTGCGACAAGACCCAAATGTCATCATGGTTGGTGAGATGCGCGACCTAAAAACAATTGCCGCAACTATCACCCTGGCAGAAACCGGCCACTTGGTCTTAGCAACTTTGCACACCCACAATGCGGCACAAACCATTGACCGTATTATTGATATTTTTCCACCTCACCAGCAACAGCAAATTCGCTTGCAGGTTTCTATGACGTTAAATGCCATTATCTCTCAGCAGCTTATTCCAAAAGAAGGTGGTGGTCGCGTCGCCACGCGTGAGGTCTTGCTCAATATTCCGTCTATTTCCAACCTGATTCGAGAAAATAAAATCGCTCAGATCAGAACGGTCTTACAAACCAGTGCCGAAGAGGGGATGATCACCATGGACCAAGATCTTATCAATCTGTTCAACGAAGGCTTAATTTCCAAAGAAACGGCTCAGGGACATATGCTAAACCCTGAAATGTTAAACGCCTAA
- a CDS encoding HAD family hydrolase — protein sequence MKKVILFDFDGVIVDSFEAAYSIVEELELGFDRDYYRKMFLGNIYDSVDDHHKDSNNKVTDQDEWFNLYTKKLLTLPVIPGMVEALTALGQRYALVVVSSSITSPIHSYLELHNIHHLFDKVYGADVHRSKVEKMNMVLTEYGVTGPDCLFVTDTVGDLREAAKANIAAVAVTWGFHPKEYFADQVYQTMVEHPDDLVLAIDRYFKPQK from the coding sequence ATGAAAAAGGTTATTTTATTTGATTTTGACGGGGTAATAGTTGACAGTTTTGAAGCAGCATATTCAATTGTTGAGGAGCTTGAGTTGGGATTTGACCGCGATTATTACCGCAAGATGTTTTTGGGCAATATCTATGATTCGGTTGATGATCACCATAAAGACAGCAATAACAAGGTGACTGATCAGGACGAATGGTTTAATTTATACACTAAAAAACTTTTAACCCTGCCAGTTATTCCCGGGATGGTTGAGGCATTAACGGCACTGGGCCAGCGCTATGCCTTGGTCGTGGTTTCGTCTTCAATCACCAGCCCGATTCATTCGTATCTGGAATTACATAATATTCATCATTTGTTTGACAAAGTATATGGCGCTGATGTGCATCGCAGTAAAGTGGAGAAGATGAATATGGTGCTGACAGAATATGGCGTTACTGGGCCGGATTGTCTATTTGTTACTGATACCGTTGGTGATTTACGTGAAGCGGCAAAGGCGAACATTGCGGCTGTAGCCGTGACCTGGGGTTTTCATCCTAAAGAGTATTTTGCCGACCAGGTGTATCAGACAATGGTTGAACACCCCGATGATTTAGTACTAGCAATTGATCGCTATTTCAAACCTCAAAAGTAG